A single genomic interval of Mycolicibacterium holsaticum DSM 44478 = JCM 12374 harbors:
- a CDS encoding pirin family protein: protein MTVDIRRAGDRAQTKIDWLDSRHSFSFGSHYEPENTHHGLLLVNNDDVVKPGTGFDTHPHRDMEIVTWVLRGSLVHQDSTGNSGVIYPGLAQRMSAGRGILHSEKNDSWTLTGSGTHNEPVHFVQMWVVPDESGIDPGYQQLEIDDELLRGGLVTIASGVPQHADHAAITIHNQHAALHGARMQNGESIELPVAQYLHLFVARGEVTLEGAGPIREGDAVRFTASGGQRVTASAPAEILVWEMHAGLAAA from the coding sequence ATGACCGTCGACATCCGTCGAGCCGGCGACCGCGCACAGACCAAGATCGACTGGCTGGACTCCCGGCACTCGTTCTCATTCGGCAGCCACTACGAACCCGAGAACACCCACCACGGCCTGCTGCTGGTGAACAACGACGACGTCGTCAAGCCCGGCACCGGCTTTGACACCCATCCGCATCGCGACATGGAGATCGTGACCTGGGTGCTGCGTGGGTCGCTGGTGCACCAGGACTCGACCGGGAACTCGGGCGTCATCTACCCCGGCCTGGCCCAACGGATGTCGGCGGGACGCGGCATCCTGCACTCCGAGAAGAACGACTCCTGGACGTTGACCGGCTCCGGAACCCACAACGAGCCAGTGCATTTCGTGCAGATGTGGGTGGTTCCCGATGAATCCGGCATCGACCCGGGTTATCAGCAACTCGAGATCGATGACGAGCTGTTGCGCGGGGGGCTGGTCACCATCGCCTCCGGTGTGCCGCAGCACGCCGACCACGCCGCGATCACGATCCACAACCAGCACGCGGCCTTGCACGGTGCGCGGATGCAGAACGGCGAGAGCATCGAATTGCCTGTGGCGCAATACCTTCACCTGTTCGTCGCGCGCGGCGAGGTCACGCTGGAGGGTGCCGGGCCGATCCGTGAAGGCGACGCCGTACGGTTCACCGCTTCAGGTGGCCAGCGCGTCACCGCATCCGCACCGGCCGAGATCCTCGTCTGGGAGATGCATGCGGGATTGGCTGCGGCGTAA
- a CDS encoding PQQ-dependent sugar dehydrogenase, whose protein sequence is MRDWLRRNRFGACLSAVAVVAACSATPAPPPPQSTGAQPTAQPAGDLVPATVQVDPGLAQEPFDEPRQALVPRGWTLSVWARVPRARLAAWTPDGALLISLPSTGQVLVLRPTDGQPVQTVLLDGLDQPHGLAFAGDALYVAESDQIDAYDYADGAARNPRTIAADLPDAESPDLRGAYAHALKSVAVGLDGNVYFSIGSTGNISAEDRDADPPRATIMRVTPDGGPAEPFATGVRNGTGLAVAPDGSLWTAVNGRDNVADPGTGEVDPDYVNDHPPEQIAKLTRGRELGWPYCNSDGGPANLPFIRDVQTNADGSKLDCAALPPVEQSIGAHAAPLGMSFTEGVLPAPYERGALVGVHGSWNRRPPQAPQVSFFPWRDGNLGNQQTLVGGFQGDDGSRWGRPVAAVAGPDGAVYITDDYADAVYRLAPPGS, encoded by the coding sequence ATGCGGGATTGGCTGCGGCGTAACCGGTTCGGCGCATGCCTGAGCGCCGTGGCGGTGGTTGCCGCGTGCTCGGCGACCCCTGCGCCGCCGCCACCGCAGTCGACCGGAGCGCAGCCGACCGCCCAACCCGCCGGCGATCTGGTGCCCGCCACCGTCCAGGTCGACCCCGGCCTCGCCCAGGAACCGTTCGACGAGCCGCGCCAGGCGCTGGTCCCCCGGGGGTGGACGTTATCGGTGTGGGCCCGGGTTCCGCGGGCCAGGCTGGCGGCGTGGACACCCGACGGCGCGCTGCTGATCTCGCTGCCGAGCACCGGGCAGGTGCTGGTGCTACGCCCCACCGACGGCCAACCGGTCCAGACGGTGCTGCTCGACGGTCTCGACCAACCGCACGGACTGGCCTTCGCCGGGGACGCCCTCTACGTCGCCGAAAGCGACCAGATCGACGCCTATGACTACGCCGATGGCGCCGCACGCAACCCGCGCACCATCGCCGCCGACCTGCCCGACGCCGAAAGCCCCGACCTACGCGGGGCGTACGCGCACGCGCTGAAAAGCGTCGCTGTGGGCCTCGACGGCAACGTGTACTTCTCGATCGGATCGACGGGCAACATCTCCGCCGAAGACCGCGATGCCGACCCGCCGCGCGCCACGATCATGCGGGTCACGCCCGACGGTGGTCCGGCCGAACCGTTCGCGACCGGCGTGCGAAACGGCACCGGCCTGGCCGTCGCGCCGGACGGCTCGCTGTGGACGGCGGTCAACGGCCGCGACAACGTCGCCGACCCCGGGACCGGTGAGGTCGACCCGGATTACGTCAACGACCACCCGCCCGAGCAGATCGCCAAGCTGACCCGAGGACGTGAACTGGGTTGGCCGTACTGCAATTCCGACGGCGGCCCGGCCAACCTCCCGTTCATCCGGGATGTGCAGACCAACGCCGACGGCAGCAAGCTCGACTGCGCCGCGCTGCCGCCCGTGGAACAGAGTATCGGCGCGCATGCGGCGCCGCTGGGCATGAGCTTCACCGAGGGCGTGCTGCCCGCGCCCTATGAACGCGGTGCGCTGGTCGGCGTGCACGGGTCATGGAACCGGCGGCCACCGCAGGCACCGCAGGTGTCGTTCTTTCCTTGGCGCGATGGGAATCTGGGCAACCAGCAGACGCTGGTCGGCGGGTTTCAGGGCGACGACGGCTCACGATGGGGCCGTCCGGTCGCCGCAGTGGCGGGACCGGACGGCGCGGTGTACATCACCGATGACTACGCGGATGCCGTGTATCGCCTGGCACCGCCGGGGAGTTGA
- a CDS encoding GlsB/YeaQ/YmgE family stress response membrane protein, with protein sequence MIGTIISAIIVGAIIGALARLVMPGKQNIGVLMTIVLGILGSLIGSWLCYSLFGYSNENGGWQVIPFIVGVVVAVVLIWIYVAVTRGRGAKTPRA encoded by the coding sequence ATGATCGGCACCATCATCAGCGCGATAATCGTCGGCGCGATTATCGGTGCGCTGGCCCGACTCGTAATGCCGGGTAAGCAGAACATCGGTGTGCTCATGACAATCGTCCTGGGTATCCTCGGATCGCTGATCGGCTCGTGGCTCTGCTACAGCCTGTTCGGCTACAGCAACGAAAACGGTGGCTGGCAAGTCATCCCGTTCATAGTCGGCGTGGTCGTCGCCGTAGTCCTCATCTGGATATACGTCGCGGTCACCCGAGGTCGGGGCGCAAAAACGCCGCGCGCCTGA
- a CDS encoding phosphodiester glycosidase family protein, with protein MSTPLANLRRFAATAAACVLSAALSTMAGVPTAHAASARELLADAIANTRGSYLVYNFGGGHPAPMVNAAGNAYEMTNGGHLMIIKAASGRLAPRLLADTHSGYQSRCERDPRARTGEGLLQASEIFTPLQAWQALGQPTIAINANFFDVRGQKGGSWKSTGCSSPLGAYVDNTRGLGRTNTVVTGRVAYAGKQGLSGGNEHWKALSTMILPVAGTPFVVPPKSPDDYDAASPVIEGLIEKGVRFVAVAGIGLLSPGDTSQLNDGGPSAARTAIAYSKDKDEMYVFQGGSYTPDQIQDLFRGLGSDTAVLLDGGGSSSIVLRRDTGGMWAGAGVPRGSCDTRQVLCDSRERALPSWLAFN; from the coding sequence GTGTCGACTCCGTTGGCAAACCTTCGGCGATTCGCGGCGACGGCCGCGGCGTGCGTGCTGAGCGCCGCGCTGTCGACGATGGCCGGGGTGCCCACCGCACATGCCGCGAGCGCACGGGAACTGCTCGCCGACGCGATCGCCAACACCCGCGGGTCCTACCTCGTCTACAACTTCGGCGGCGGGCACCCGGCCCCGATGGTCAACGCCGCAGGCAACGCCTACGAGATGACCAACGGCGGGCACCTGATGATCATCAAGGCGGCGTCGGGACGCCTCGCGCCGCGCCTGCTCGCCGATACCCACAGCGGATACCAGTCCCGGTGCGAGCGGGATCCGCGCGCGCGCACCGGTGAAGGGCTGTTGCAGGCATCGGAGATCTTCACGCCGCTGCAGGCGTGGCAGGCGCTGGGCCAACCCACGATCGCGATCAACGCGAACTTCTTCGACGTGCGCGGCCAGAAGGGCGGTTCGTGGAAGTCCACCGGGTGCAGTTCGCCGCTGGGCGCCTACGTCGACAACACCCGCGGGCTCGGCCGGACCAACACCGTGGTCACCGGCCGGGTCGCATACGCCGGCAAGCAGGGCCTGTCGGGCGGCAACGAGCACTGGAAGGCGCTGTCCACGATGATCCTGCCGGTCGCCGGGACGCCGTTCGTCGTGCCACCCAAGAGCCCCGACGACTACGACGCCGCATCACCGGTCATCGAAGGCCTGATCGAGAAGGGTGTCCGGTTCGTCGCGGTCGCCGGCATCGGGCTGTTGTCGCCCGGCGATACCAGCCAACTCAACGACGGTGGCCCGAGCGCGGCCCGCACCGCGATCGCGTACTCCAAGGACAAGGACGAGATGTACGTGTTCCAGGGTGGCAGTTACACACCCGACCAGATCCAGGATCTGTTCCGCGGTCTGGGCAGCGACACCGCCGTCCTGCTCGACGGCGGCGGTTCGTCGTCGATCGTGTTGCGCCGCGACACCGGCGGCATGTGGGCCGGCGCCGGCGTCCCGCGGGGCTCGTGTGACACCCGCCAGGTGCTGTGCGACTCGCGCGAGCGCGCGCTGCCGAGTTGGCTGGCGTTCAACTGA
- a CDS encoding ATPase: MTATASALIGMTPPPDATAATVNVRAVDAELLAAVNQWPSPDQIPDATAGLGAFGYDLTQTVVGFVARAVVENFNLAALARGAGLDPDSLIEGLLGDPNFLVDNVLGGLLGEIPIDLSPVLDELVGELVTNTILVPVLRLLGITDAQGVTDLLSLLGLVGLDLSDPLNLGNLDIPGLNVVTAGPAFTMLKLLGADLGWVPSLPNSVVRDINGTEYLEVGAVGLLTTLLDELTETLPGNPLIRRLANLINGLVGDVLPDAVHLRVPVSVGIGMGAFAIATGYDKMLADLVNQPGGADYEGLDPALGSITVLPMLLLLNPARPNGGALARFYPLFGLFGIDTINPQTEVTNSGGLAQLPLGLSLGGANLIPVLIDIGVQYHPSSDFAAWPNPFSLANNLMAGLLPTYMLRGLTLDTVADQLTEQVDDALENVVDGKLALNLYVTLPSATQPLLEPLYLVSDIISIATLGLLAGNPVGAFANALAPAVGALNNLGYTDVVRNPDGTYTRTLTDGGVATPFLSFPSGINPLQVPFDIVNLLIRGFQKEFLSGNPTPATPNAILNLLDYLTGKDLLGDLPLGNVGGLLEGVVGNLAGNANLPGLTQQATTQSAPADVPPEGAHKLASSATGDAVDTETSSEPTDSEATEDMADDGTDATQDEAEAPDGPEELDEPEDAASEDEESVDEQSGEDAADEQQSTTTGRAGPGTGVTGSDTDSTDSAGDSGDSGGGASDNAA; this comes from the coding sequence GTGACCGCGACGGCGAGCGCGCTGATCGGTATGACGCCCCCGCCCGACGCCACCGCAGCGACCGTGAACGTCAGGGCCGTCGATGCCGAACTCCTTGCGGCGGTCAACCAATGGCCGTCGCCCGACCAGATCCCCGATGCGACAGCGGGGCTCGGCGCGTTTGGTTACGACCTCACACAAACCGTCGTCGGCTTCGTCGCTCGGGCGGTGGTCGAGAACTTCAACCTGGCCGCGCTTGCCCGGGGCGCGGGCCTGGACCCCGACAGCCTCATCGAGGGGCTGCTGGGTGACCCGAACTTCCTGGTGGACAACGTTCTGGGCGGGCTCCTCGGCGAGATACCCATCGATCTGTCCCCGGTGCTCGATGAACTGGTCGGAGAGCTGGTCACCAACACGATTCTGGTTCCCGTCCTTCGCCTTCTCGGTATCACCGACGCCCAGGGCGTTACGGACCTGCTGAGCCTGCTGGGTTTGGTCGGTCTGGACCTCAGTGACCCGCTCAACCTCGGCAACCTCGATATCCCGGGGCTGAACGTCGTCACCGCCGGCCCAGCCTTCACGATGCTGAAGCTGCTCGGGGCCGACCTCGGCTGGGTGCCGTCGCTGCCCAACTCGGTTGTCCGCGACATCAACGGCACCGAATACCTCGAAGTCGGTGCCGTCGGCCTGCTCACCACGTTGCTCGACGAGCTGACCGAAACACTGCCTGGCAACCCGTTGATTCGACGCCTGGCGAACCTGATCAACGGTCTTGTGGGCGACGTTCTGCCCGACGCAGTGCACCTGCGGGTGCCGGTGTCGGTTGGCATCGGGATGGGAGCGTTCGCGATCGCCACCGGCTACGACAAGATGCTCGCCGACCTGGTCAACCAGCCCGGCGGAGCCGACTACGAGGGGCTGGACCCGGCGCTGGGCAGCATCACCGTGCTGCCGATGCTGCTGCTGCTCAACCCCGCCCGCCCCAACGGCGGGGCGCTTGCGCGGTTCTATCCGCTGTTCGGACTGTTCGGCATCGACACGATCAACCCGCAGACCGAGGTGACTAACAGCGGCGGTTTGGCCCAGCTGCCGCTCGGGCTGTCTCTCGGCGGCGCGAACCTCATCCCGGTCCTGATCGACATCGGTGTGCAGTACCACCCGTCGTCAGATTTCGCGGCGTGGCCGAACCCGTTCTCGCTGGCGAACAACCTGATGGCAGGACTGCTGCCGACGTACATGCTTCGGGGGCTGACGCTCGACACCGTGGCCGACCAGCTCACCGAGCAGGTCGACGATGCGCTGGAGAACGTCGTCGACGGGAAGCTGGCGCTGAACCTGTATGTCACGCTGCCCTCGGCCACGCAGCCGCTGCTCGAACCGCTCTATCTGGTCTCGGACATCATCAGCATCGCCACCTTGGGGCTGTTGGCCGGCAACCCCGTCGGCGCGTTCGCCAATGCCCTTGCCCCGGCGGTCGGGGCGCTCAACAACCTGGGCTACACCGACGTGGTCCGCAACCCGGACGGCACCTACACCAGGACCCTGACCGACGGCGGTGTTGCGACGCCGTTCCTGTCGTTCCCCTCCGGCATCAACCCGCTGCAGGTGCCGTTCGACATCGTCAACCTGCTGATCCGTGGATTCCAGAAGGAGTTCCTCAGCGGCAATCCGACACCGGCCACGCCGAACGCGATCCTCAACCTGCTCGACTACCTCACCGGTAAAGACCTTTTGGGCGACCTGCCGTTGGGTAACGTCGGCGGCCTACTGGAAGGCGTCGTCGGCAACCTGGCCGGCAACGCGAACCTGCCAGGTCTGACGCAGCAGGCGACGACGCAGTCCGCCCCGGCCGACGTGCCGCCCGAAGGTGCCCACAAGCTGGCCTCATCCGCCACCGGTGACGCCGTCGATACTGAAACATCTTCCGAGCCAACAGATTCCGAAGCCACCGAGGATATGGCCGACGACGGGACGGACGCTACTCAGGACGAAGCTGAAGCGCCCGACGGACCCGAGGAACTCGATGAACCCGAGGATGCGGCCTCCGAGGACGAGGAGTCGGTCGACGAGCAGTCCGGCGAGGACGCGGCCGATGAGCAGCAGTCGACGACGACGGGGCGTGCCGGGCCGGGTACCGGCGTTACGGGCAGCGACACCGATTCCACTGACAGCGCGGGTGATTCGGGTGACTCCGGCGGCGGCGCGTCAGACAACGCTGCCTGA
- a CDS encoding ATPase — translation MAFTAATATATALVGMAPSPESDGPRTTVHHVDTELLAAVNRWPSPGQIADVTAGLGAFGYDITQTVVDFVARAVVENFNLGALAGAGGKDFGSLVADALGDPDVVLNNVLGRLVGEIPIDLLPVLNELVGEDVTDTILLPVLRALGVTDAQGTTDLVTLLRLVGLDFSDLFNLGGLDISGVNLVTASPVFTMLKLLGADLGWAPSLPNSVARDINRTDYLRVPSAGLFLTLLNELGKKLPDDPLIPLLKVVIVGLGDLLPDIVNLRVPTAVGIGMGAFAIATGYDKVLADLANQPGGAKYGRIDPFLGSFTVLPMLLLFNPARPNGGAIARFYPLFDALGIDTVNPRTTATSSGGLAQLPLGLSLGGANLIPVLIDIGVQYHPLSDFAAWPNPFSLANNLMAGLLPTYMLRGLTLDTVAGQIRGQLGDTVDVANGELALNLYVTLSSVTQPLLEPLYLISDVISILTFGLLAVNPVLALANALAPAVQALNNLGYTDVVRNPDGTYTRTLSEGGVPTPFLSFPSHIDPLQVTFDIANLLIRGFHKEFFSGHPTPPPPNAILNLFENLTGKDLPGGLPLRDLGAQLGDAVGDVLNDVVSAANLPGLAQQSTSTDEPTESSPGDDRLSTLSTDDETDFDTRDPEDPEPAEELVDEDVDEDPEEGVEQEESLEEEEAAVDDEEPVDAADVEAAGEDESDDSTDPADSAEDSGVSTGQESDTAAAAS, via the coding sequence GTGGCATTCACTGCCGCCACGGCGACGGCGACCGCGCTGGTCGGGATGGCGCCTTCGCCTGAGTCCGACGGCCCGCGGACGACGGTCCACCACGTCGATACGGAACTGCTGGCGGCCGTCAACCGATGGCCGTCGCCGGGGCAGATCGCCGATGTCACCGCCGGGCTGGGCGCATTCGGATATGACATCACCCAGACCGTGGTCGACTTCGTCGCCCGGGCCGTGGTGGAGAACTTCAACCTCGGGGCGCTCGCCGGGGCCGGCGGCAAGGACTTCGGAAGCCTCGTCGCGGACGCGCTCGGTGACCCCGACGTCGTGCTGAACAACGTGCTGGGCAGGTTGGTGGGAGAGATACCCATCGACCTGTTGCCCGTGCTCAACGAGCTGGTCGGCGAGGATGTCACCGACACGATCCTGCTTCCCGTCCTGCGGGCCCTGGGCGTCACCGACGCGCAGGGCACCACGGACCTCGTGACCCTGCTGCGCCTCGTCGGCCTCGACTTCAGCGACCTGTTCAACCTCGGCGGCCTTGACATCTCGGGGGTGAACCTGGTCACCGCCAGCCCCGTATTCACCATGCTGAAGCTGCTCGGCGCTGATCTCGGGTGGGCGCCGTCGCTGCCGAACTCGGTCGCCCGCGACATCAACCGCACCGACTACCTCAGGGTGCCGTCCGCCGGCCTGTTCCTCACCCTGTTGAACGAACTCGGCAAAAAGCTGCCCGACGACCCATTGATCCCGCTGCTGAAAGTCGTGATCGTCGGCCTGGGTGACCTGTTGCCCGACATCGTAAATCTGCGTGTCCCAACGGCGGTCGGCATCGGGATGGGTGCGTTCGCGATCGCCACCGGCTACGACAAGGTGCTCGCCGACCTGGCCAACCAGCCCGGCGGGGCCAAATACGGCCGGATCGACCCGTTCTTGGGCAGCTTCACGGTGCTGCCGATGCTGCTCCTTTTCAACCCCGCCCGCCCCAACGGTGGGGCGATCGCGCGGTTCTATCCACTGTTTGATGCGCTCGGAATCGACACGGTCAACCCGCGGACAACAGCCACCAGCAGTGGCGGTTTGGCGCAGCTACCGCTCGGATTGTCGCTGGGTGGTGCGAACCTCATCCCGGTGCTGATCGACATCGGCGTGCAGTACCACCCGTTGTCGGACTTCGCGGCGTGGCCGAACCCGTTCTCGCTCGCCAACAACTTGATGGCGGGTCTGCTTCCGACCTACATGCTTCGCGGGCTGACCCTCGACACCGTGGCCGGTCAGATCAGGGGACAGCTGGGCGACACGGTCGACGTCGCCAACGGGGAGCTGGCGCTGAACCTGTACGTCACGCTGTCGTCGGTCACGCAGCCGCTGCTCGAACCCCTGTATCTGATCTCCGACGTCATCAGCATCCTGACGTTCGGGTTGTTGGCGGTTAACCCTGTGCTGGCGCTGGCCAACGCGCTCGCGCCCGCGGTCCAGGCGCTCAACAACTTGGGCTACACCGACGTGGTCCGCAACCCGGACGGCACCTACACCAGGACGCTGTCGGAGGGCGGCGTCCCGACACCGTTCTTGTCGTTCCCGTCGCATATCGATCCGCTGCAGGTGACGTTTGACATCGCGAACCTGTTGATCCGGGGTTTCCACAAGGAATTCTTCAGCGGCCACCCAACGCCGCCCCCTCCGAACGCGATCCTCAACCTGTTCGAAAACCTCACGGGTAAAGACCTTCCGGGTGGCTTGCCGTTGCGCGATCTGGGCGCCCAGTTGGGTGACGCAGTGGGCGACGTCCTAAACGACGTCGTGAGCGCCGCGAACCTGCCCGGCCTGGCGCAGCAGTCGACGTCCACGGACGAACCGACGGAATCGTCGCCCGGGGACGATCGCCTGTCGACATTGTCGACCGATGACGAAACCGATTTCGACACAAGGGATCCGGAGGACCCCGAGCCCGCTGAGGAGCTGGTCGACGAGGATGTCGACGAAGATCCGGAGGAAGGCGTCGAGCAGGAAGAGTCACTCGAGGAAGAAGAGGCTGCCGTGGACGACGAGGAGCCCGTCGACGCAGCCGACGTCGAGGCAGCCGGCGAAGACGAGTCCGACGACAGCACGGATCCGGCTGACAGCGCGGAGGATTCGGGCGTGTCGACCGGTCAAGAGTCGGACACCGCGGCCGCAGCTAGTTGA
- a CDS encoding SDR family NAD(P)-dependent oxidoreductase yields MPSVLVTGASRGIGKAITEHLAARGWDVIAGVRSHADAEALTAVDPQRISAVMLDVTNAEHIDALATSLPARLDAVVNNAGIVVAGAAETVPVDEWRKQLEVNVIGQVAVTQEVLPRLRKSRGRIVFISSVNGRMSMPLLGAYSASKFALEAVADALRVEVSPWHIPVIVVEPAQTDTDMWRTADAMVADVEAGLTPEHRELYAKHLAGLKKLVPIAQKGAVPSAKVTAVVERALTARRPRPRYVVGVGPKIQVAVMTTLSARIRDRAQRRVFGLR; encoded by the coding sequence ATGCCCTCCGTACTGGTCACCGGCGCCTCCCGGGGAATCGGCAAGGCGATCACCGAGCATCTGGCCGCCCGGGGCTGGGACGTGATCGCCGGGGTCCGCAGCCACGCCGACGCCGAGGCGCTCACCGCAGTCGACCCGCAACGCATATCGGCGGTGATGCTCGACGTCACCAACGCCGAGCACATCGACGCGTTGGCGACCTCGCTGCCGGCCCGCCTGGATGCGGTGGTCAACAACGCGGGCATCGTCGTCGCCGGTGCGGCGGAGACCGTTCCCGTTGACGAATGGCGAAAGCAGTTGGAGGTCAACGTTATCGGCCAGGTCGCGGTGACCCAGGAGGTGCTGCCGCGGCTACGGAAGTCGCGGGGCAGGATCGTCTTCATCTCCAGCGTCAACGGGCGTATGTCGATGCCGCTGCTGGGTGCGTATTCGGCGAGCAAGTTCGCCCTGGAAGCCGTCGCCGATGCGTTACGCGTCGAGGTGAGCCCGTGGCATATCCCGGTGATCGTGGTCGAGCCCGCGCAGACCGACACCGACATGTGGCGCACGGCCGACGCCATGGTGGCCGACGTTGAGGCCGGTCTCACCCCGGAGCATCGTGAGCTGTACGCGAAACACCTTGCGGGCTTGAAGAAGCTGGTCCCGATCGCGCAGAAAGGCGCCGTTCCGTCGGCCAAGGTGACCGCCGTCGTCGAACGGGCACTCACCGCACGGCGCCCGCGGCCGCGCTACGTCGTCGGTGTCGGCCCGAAAATCCAGGTGGCAGTGATGACGACGCTCTCGGCGAGGATCCGCGACCGTGCGCAGCGGCGGGTGTTCGGCCTGCGGTAG